The Fusarium oxysporum Fo47 chromosome II, complete sequence genome includes a region encoding these proteins:
- a CDS encoding Metallo-dependent phosphatase-like protein, with amino-acid sequence MDSEGEANTAPSTEERRNVQVDNAIRAIQEKKPVPEIDFTIHTMEDNTQVSTLERVCKDVQAPAMYKPTDEQFFEDDTHSKPNLQFLKQHFYREGRLTEEQALWIIRKGTELLRAEPNLLEMDAPITVCGDVHGQYYDLMKLFEVGGDPAETRYLFLGDYVDRGYFSIECVLYLWCLKIHYPKTLWLLRGNHECRHLTDYFTFKLECKHKYSETIYEACMESFCALPLAAVMNKQFLCIHGGLSPELHTLDDLKSIDRFREPPTQGLMCDILWADPLEDFGQEKTSDYFLHNHVRGCSYFFSYPAACAFLEKNNLLSIIRAHEAQDAGYRMYRKTRTTGFPSVMTIFSAPNYLDVYNNKAAVLKYENNVMNIRQFNCTPHPYWLPNFMDVFTWSLPFVGEKITDMLIAILSTCSEEELKEETPSSTSPGPASPALSNDPESIEVRRRAIKNKILAIGRLSRVFQVLREESEKVTELKTVSGGRLPAGTLMLGAEGLKNAINGFEDARKVDLQNERLPPTHEEVVKHQEEERNTALQKAADDANNDKKLQQLSRRLSTDRKNRAPTS; translated from the exons ATGGACTCTGAAGGCGAGGCCAACACTGCGCCCTCTACTGAGGAGCGACGCAACGTCCAGGTCGACAATGCCATTCGCGCCAttcaggagaagaagccggTACCAGAGATCGATTTTACTATTCACACCATGGAGGATAACACCCAGGTCAGCACCTTGGAGCGTGTGTGCAAAG ATGTCCAAGCGCCTGCCATGTACAAGCCTACCGACGAGCAATTCTTCGAGGATGACACCCATTCCAAGCCCAACCTTCAGTTTCTTAAGCAGCATTTCTATCGCGAGGGCCGTCTTACCGAAGAGCAGGCTCTTTGGATTATCAGGAAGGGTACCGAGCTTCTGCGCGCCGAGCCCAACCTTCTGGAGATGGACGCTCCCATTACTGTCTGTGGTGACGTTCATGGACAGTACTACGATCTGATGAAGCTGTTCGAAGTCGGAGGTGACCCCGCTGAGACCCGATACCTCTTCCTTGGTGACTATGTCGACCGAGGCTACTTCAGCATAGAGTGTGTCCTCTACCTCTGGTGTCTCAAGATCCATTACCCCAAGACCCTCTGGCTGTTGCGAGGAAACCATGAATGTCGCCACTTGACTGACTACTTCACCTTCAAGCTCGAGTGCAAGCACAAATACTCAGAGACTATCTACGAGGCCTGCATGGAATCATTCTGCGCCCTTCCCCTTGCTGCTGTTATGAACAAGCAATTTCTTTGTATTCATGGTGGACTGAGCCCAGAGTTGCACACACTCGACGACTTGAAGAGC ATTGATCGTTTCCGCGAGCCTCCTACTCAGGGCCTTATGTGCGACATCCTTTGGGCTGATCCTCTCGAAGACTTTGGCCAGGAGAAGACAAGCGACTATTTCCTACACAACCATGTCCGAGGATGCTCATACTTCTTCTCCTATCCAGCCGCCTGCGCCTTCTTGGAAAAGAATAACCTTCTTTCAATCATTCGTGCTCACGAGGCCCAAGATGCCGGCTACCGCATGTACCGCAAGACCAGAACCACCGGCTTTCCAAGTGTTATGACCATTTTCTCCGCCCCCAATTACCTCGATGTGTACAACAACAAGGCTGCGGTACTCAAGTATGAGAACAACGTGATGAACATTCGACAGTTCAATTGCACTCCTCATCCTTATTGGCTCCCCAACTTCATGGACGTTTTCACCTGGTCTCTTCCTTTCGTGGGGGAGAAGATCACCGATATGCTCATCGCCATTCTCAGCACCTGTTCCGAGGAGGAACTTAAAGAAGAGACaccctcttcaacctcgcCTGGCCCCGCCTCGCCAGCTTTGTCCAATGACCCTGAGTCGATTGAAGTTCGACGTAGagccatcaagaacaagattcTCGCCATCGGACGGCTGTCTCGTGTATTCCAGGTGCTTCGCGAGGAGTCCGAGAAGGTCACAGAACTCAAGACTGTGTCTGGTGGAAGATTGCCCGCGGGAACTCTTATGCTTGGTGCCGAAGGCCTCAAGAACGCAATCAACGGATTCGAGGATGCTCGAAAGGTCGATTTACAGAACGAGAGGCTGCCACCCACTCACGAGGAAGTCGTCAAGCaccaggaggaggagcgaAATACCGCGCTTCAGAAGGCAGCTGATGATGCCAACAATGACAAGAAATTGCAGCAGCTCTCCAGAAGGCTCAGCAC TGATCGCAAGAACCGAGCTCCAACGTCATGA